A part of Streptomyces sp. NBC_01210 genomic DNA contains:
- a CDS encoding NUDIX hydrolase: MELKDTPEEWPVTATTTPFRGNKTSVRTDDVVMPDGTVARRDYQVHPGSVAVLALDDSGRVLVLRQYRHPVRHKLWEIPAGLLDVPGENPLHAAQRELYEEAHVKAEDWRVLADVYTTPGGCDEAVRIFLAGDLSEAEGERFEVSDEEADMELARVPLEDLVRGVLAGDLHNNALVVGVLSLTAVLNGDGVDTLRPAEAPWPARPFEA; this comes from the coding sequence ATGGAGCTCAAGGACACCCCCGAGGAATGGCCGGTCACCGCGACCACGACGCCGTTCCGGGGCAACAAGACCAGTGTCCGTACCGACGACGTGGTCATGCCGGACGGCACCGTCGCGCGCCGCGACTACCAGGTGCACCCCGGTTCCGTTGCGGTCCTCGCGCTCGACGACTCCGGCCGCGTCCTCGTACTGCGCCAGTACCGGCACCCCGTGCGCCACAAGCTCTGGGAGATCCCGGCCGGTCTGCTCGATGTGCCGGGCGAGAACCCGCTGCACGCCGCACAGCGCGAGCTGTACGAGGAGGCGCACGTCAAGGCCGAGGACTGGCGGGTGCTCGCCGACGTCTACACCACGCCCGGTGGCTGCGACGAGGCCGTACGGATTTTCCTCGCCGGCGATCTGTCGGAGGCCGAGGGCGAGCGCTTCGAGGTCTCCGATGAGGAGGCGGACATGGAGCTGGCCCGGGTTCCGCTCGAGGATCTCGTACGCGGTGTGCTCGCCGGAGACCTGCACAACAACGCCCTGGTGGTGGGCGTGCTGTCGCTGACCGCCGTGCTGAACGGCGACGGCGTCGACACGCTGCGGCCGGCCGAGGCGCCGTGGCCGGCGCGCCCGTTCGAGGCCTGA
- a CDS encoding segregation and condensation protein A — protein MFQGDDGGPAGPDAVFVPGRVSEPGGGGAPGPGRLSHGDDGGPAGTAVVEPPGSSVAAEAEPAAPEPAAPAVPATPPAEHAAAPQTPDDGRFKVRLANFEGPFDLLLQLISKHKLDVTEVALSKVTDEFMVHIRAMGPDWDLDQTTEFLVVAATLLDLKAARLLPTAEVEDEADLALLEARDLLFARLLQYRAYKQIAEIFSARLDAEGKRYPRTVGLEDHHAELLPEVVISIGAEGFARLAVKAMQPRPKPQVYIDHIHAPLVSVREQAEVVVARLREAGEVSFRELAADAPDTLTVVARFLALLELYREKAVILDQEVALGELMVRWTGGEGAEQPLVTDEFDQEVRENQEQEGNA, from the coding sequence CTGTTTCAGGGGGACGACGGTGGTCCCGCCGGGCCGGATGCCGTGTTCGTGCCCGGGAGGGTTTCGGAGCCGGGCGGGGGCGGGGCCCCGGGTCCTGGCCGCCTGTCTCACGGCGACGACGGTGGTCCCGCCGGGACCGCGGTGGTGGAGCCGCCCGGTTCCTCCGTGGCGGCCGAGGCCGAGCCCGCCGCGCCGGAGCCCGCCGCGCCCGCGGTTCCGGCAACCCCGCCCGCGGAGCACGCGGCCGCGCCTCAGACCCCCGACGACGGGCGGTTCAAAGTACGGCTCGCCAACTTCGAAGGGCCCTTCGACCTTCTCCTGCAGCTCATTTCCAAGCACAAGCTCGATGTGACCGAGGTCGCCCTCTCCAAGGTCACCGATGAGTTCATGGTGCATATCCGGGCCATGGGGCCCGACTGGGATCTCGATCAGACCACCGAGTTCCTCGTCGTCGCCGCCACGCTGCTCGATCTCAAGGCCGCGCGGCTGCTGCCCACCGCCGAGGTGGAGGACGAGGCCGACCTCGCGTTGCTCGAGGCGCGCGATCTGCTCTTCGCGCGGCTGCTGCAGTACCGCGCGTACAAGCAGATCGCCGAGATCTTCAGCGCGCGGCTGGATGCGGAGGGCAAGCGGTACCCGAGGACCGTCGGGCTCGAGGACCACCACGCCGAGCTGCTGCCCGAGGTCGTCATCAGCATCGGCGCCGAAGGCTTCGCCAGGCTCGCGGTGAAGGCGATGCAGCCCCGGCCCAAGCCGCAGGTGTACATCGACCACATCCACGCGCCCCTCGTGTCCGTGCGCGAACAGGCCGAAGTGGTCGTCGCGCGGCTGCGGGAGGCCGGGGAGGTCAGCTTCCGGGAGCTCGCCGCAGACGCACCCGACACCCTCACCGTCGTCGCCCGCTTCCTCGCGCTGCTGGAGCTCTACCGCGAGAAGGCCGTCATCCTGGACCAGGAAGTCGCCCTCGGCGAGCTGATGGTGCGCTGGACCGGCGGCGAGGGCGCGGAGCAGCCCCTGGTCACCGATGAATTCGATCAAGAGGTTCGCGAGAACCAGGAGCAGGAGGGGAACGCGTGA
- a CDS encoding tetratricopeptide repeat protein: MTDQAVDVGGPAKAYRSQFFGRQRELKSLRADIERAGLDTISGRKAPRARVLLIAGRPGSGRTALAEELARRVAAGYPDGVLRARLSEPGGRRVPMERAARGLLDSLGIASPPGADEDELTGMVREALTERRMLLLLDDAGDAEQVDPLLPDNPDCLAVAVAEGPLTGIPDVRPCTLGGMDAKSAIELLGTFTGSVRITVDPQAAEAIAEECGGLPTALVLVGGWLAARPRASVADVAKRLRALPDDSEQPKVGRPLARAFRLVYESLPPSAAGMLRLLSLAPGGVADAHTASALAGCSLQTAEATLCDLADLGFVRSAGDHHEVPGALLPLLRTLLQTHDRPAEVQLARARMLERTVRQLHSCRAITEPDGSPARMKLAGLPRALRFSTASAAAEWLRIRLPALLASARLAVEDGELDTLARRLVAALVRALAAHRGTEDAAAELYGLHQLVLGVAERRGLHRERAAALLNLADLDAQTGRTEEALARYRAALDAGRAANDPYATGRAMESVGGAYQELGDWQRAADWYGRALAQRQARGERADEARLYGRLGAVHTYAGRYGEALRNWRAAVAGYRRLGDLPSRARALSEVARVQEYAGRPEECLRTCQEAVELARQTGDARLQAALQLRLADTLDRLGDPTAARLHRAMAEKLLGTEGTDDPAYEIRSTSAKD, from the coding sequence GTGACGGATCAGGCGGTGGACGTGGGCGGCCCGGCCAAGGCGTACCGAAGCCAATTCTTCGGGCGCCAGCGGGAGCTGAAGTCCCTTCGGGCCGATATCGAACGAGCCGGTCTGGACACCATCTCCGGACGCAAGGCCCCACGTGCCCGGGTGCTGCTGATCGCCGGGCGCCCCGGCTCCGGGCGCACCGCGCTCGCCGAGGAACTCGCCCGCAGGGTCGCCGCCGGCTACCCCGACGGGGTACTGCGGGCCCGGCTGTCCGAGCCCGGCGGGCGGCGGGTCCCGATGGAGCGGGCGGCCCGCGGACTGCTCGACTCCCTCGGTATCGCGTCGCCGCCCGGCGCCGACGAGGACGAGCTGACCGGGATGGTGCGCGAGGCGCTCACCGAACGCCGGATGCTGTTGCTTCTCGACGACGCGGGGGACGCCGAGCAGGTCGACCCGCTGCTGCCCGACAACCCCGACTGCCTGGCCGTGGCCGTGGCCGAGGGCCCGCTCACCGGTATTCCGGATGTACGGCCGTGCACGCTCGGCGGCATGGACGCCAAGTCCGCGATCGAGCTGCTCGGCACCTTCACCGGATCGGTGCGGATCACCGTGGATCCGCAGGCCGCCGAGGCCATCGCGGAGGAGTGCGGCGGGCTGCCCACCGCGCTGGTCCTGGTCGGCGGCTGGCTCGCTGCCCGGCCGAGGGCGTCGGTCGCCGATGTGGCCAAGCGGCTGCGCGCTCTGCCGGACGACAGCGAGCAGCCCAAGGTCGGCCGGCCGCTGGCCCGTGCCTTCCGGTTGGTGTACGAGTCCCTGCCGCCGTCGGCCGCCGGGATGCTGCGACTGCTGTCCCTCGCGCCCGGCGGGGTCGCCGACGCGCACACCGCCTCCGCGCTGGCCGGCTGTTCGTTGCAGACCGCCGAAGCGACCCTCTGCGACCTCGCCGACCTGGGATTTGTGCGCTCGGCCGGCGACCACCACGAAGTGCCGGGCGCTCTCCTGCCGCTGCTGCGCACCCTGCTGCAGACGCACGACCGGCCGGCCGAGGTACAGCTGGCCCGGGCGCGGATGCTGGAGCGGACCGTACGGCAGCTGCACTCCTGCCGGGCGATCACCGAGCCCGACGGCTCCCCGGCCCGCATGAAGCTGGCCGGTCTGCCGCGCGCGCTGCGGTTCTCCACCGCGTCGGCCGCCGCCGAGTGGCTGCGGATCAGGCTGCCCGCGCTGCTGGCCTCGGCGCGGCTCGCGGTCGAGGACGGCGAGCTGGACACCCTGGCGCGGCGGCTGGTCGCGGCCCTGGTCCGGGCGCTGGCCGCGCACCGCGGCACCGAGGACGCGGCTGCCGAGCTCTACGGACTGCACCAGCTGGTGCTCGGCGTGGCCGAGCGTCGCGGGCTGCACCGCGAAAGGGCCGCCGCCCTGCTGAATCTTGCCGATCTGGATGCTCAGACCGGTCGTACCGAGGAGGCGCTGGCCCGCTACCGGGCGGCTCTGGACGCCGGACGGGCCGCGAACGATCCGTACGCGACGGGCCGCGCGATGGAATCCGTAGGTGGTGCCTACCAGGAGCTGGGGGACTGGCAGCGGGCCGCGGACTGGTACGGGCGGGCGCTCGCCCAGCGGCAGGCGCGCGGCGAGCGGGCCGACGAGGCCCGGCTGTACGGCCGGCTGGGTGCCGTGCACACCTATGCGGGGCGGTACGGCGAGGCGCTGCGCAACTGGCGGGCGGCGGTGGCCGGCTACCGCAGGCTCGGCGATCTGCCGTCCCGGGCACGAGCGTTGAGCGAGGTGGCGCGCGTACAGGAGTACGCGGGCCGGCCGGAGGAGTGCTTGCGCACCTGCCAGGAGGCGGTGGAGTTGGCGCGGCAGACCGGGGACGCACGGCTGCAGGCAGCTCTGCAGCTCAGGCTGGCCGACACCCTCGACCGGCTCGGCGACCCGACAGCCGCGAGGCTGCACCGCGCCATGGCGGAGAAGCTGCTAGGAACAGAGGGTACCGATGATCCTGCCTACGAAATCCGTAGCACTTCGGCCAAAGATTAA
- the ald gene encoding alanine dehydrogenase produces the protein MKVGIPREVKNNEFRVAITPAGVHELVRSGHQVFIEQNAGLGSSITDDEFVAAGGQILPTADEVWATADLLLKVKEPIAEEYHRLRKDQTLFTYLHLAASRECTDALLESGTTAIAYETVETATRTLPLLAPMSEVAGRLAPQVGAYHLMRSVGGRGVLPGGVPGTAAGEAVVIGGGVSGWNATQIAVGMGFHVTLLDRDINKLREADKVFGTKVKTIVSNAFELEKAVVEADLVIGAVLIPGAKAPKLVTNELVAKMKPGSVLVDIAIDQGGCFEDSRPTTHAEPTFMVHNSVFYCVANMPGAVPNTSTYALTNATLPYIVELANRGWVEALRRDPALAKGLNTHDGQVVYGPVAEAHGLESTELSTLLG, from the coding sequence GTGAAGGTCGGCATCCCCCGCGAGGTCAAGAACAACGAGTTCCGGGTGGCGATCACCCCTGCCGGTGTGCACGAGCTCGTGCGCAGCGGCCACCAGGTCTTCATCGAGCAGAACGCCGGTCTCGGCTCCTCGATCACGGATGACGAGTTCGTCGCCGCCGGTGGGCAGATCCTGCCCACCGCCGACGAGGTCTGGGCCACCGCCGACCTGCTGCTGAAGGTCAAGGAGCCCATCGCCGAGGAGTACCACCGCCTCCGCAAGGACCAGACCCTCTTCACCTACCTGCACCTCGCCGCATCCCGCGAGTGCACGGACGCGCTGCTCGAGTCCGGCACCACCGCCATCGCGTACGAGACGGTGGAGACCGCCACCCGCACGCTGCCGCTGCTCGCCCCGATGTCCGAGGTCGCGGGCCGGCTGGCCCCGCAGGTCGGCGCGTACCACCTGATGCGCTCGGTCGGCGGCCGCGGTGTGCTGCCGGGCGGCGTCCCGGGCACGGCGGCCGGCGAGGCCGTCGTCATCGGCGGTGGCGTCTCCGGCTGGAACGCCACGCAGATCGCCGTCGGCATGGGCTTCCACGTCACCCTGCTCGACCGTGACATCAACAAGCTGCGCGAGGCCGACAAGGTCTTCGGCACCAAGGTGAAGACGATCGTCTCCAACGCCTTCGAGCTGGAGAAGGCCGTCGTCGAGGCGGACCTCGTCATCGGCGCCGTTCTCATCCCGGGCGCCAAGGCCCCGAAGCTGGTCACCAACGAGCTCGTCGCCAAGATGAAGCCCGGAAGTGTACTTGTCGACATTGCAATCGACCAGGGCGGCTGCTTCGAGGACTCGCGTCCGACCACTCACGCCGAGCCGACCTTCATGGTCCACAACTCGGTCTTCTACTGCGTCGCCAACATGCCCGGGGCGGTGCCCAACACCTCCACCTACGCGCTCACCAATGCGACGCTGCCGTACATCGTGGAGCTCGCGAACCGCGGCTGGGTCGAGGCGCTGCGCCGCGACCCGGCGCTCGCCAAGGGTCTCAACACCCATGACGGCCAGGTCGTTTACGGCCCGGTCGCCGAGGCTCACGGCCTGGAGAGCACCGAACTGAGCACGTTGCTCGGCTGA
- a CDS encoding ParA family protein: MPARGQVPSREQPGLEAVGSVAVRTFATQQHTTHTTTAHTMKMMDGQHVNAMAGNESGRESTHFAAYEEVPEGHFYDPDAEYEPDPEYAATLAPDAARQRRERIGPTGRPLPYFPIPGPLTDHGPAKIIAMCNQKGGVGKTTSTINLGAALAEYGRRVLLVDFDPQGALSVGLGVNPMELDLTVYNLLMERGMSADEVLLKTAVPNMDLLPSNIDLSAAEVQLVSEVARESTLQRALKPLLSDYDYIVIDCQPSLGLLTVNALTAAHKVIVPLECEFFALRGVALLTETIEKVQERLNPDLELDGILATMYDSRTVHSREVLARVVEAFDDHVYHTVIGRTVRFPETTVAGEPITTYASNSVGAAAYRQLAREVLARCHAE, encoded by the coding sequence ATGCCTGCGCGGGGCCAGGTCCCGTCAAGGGAACAGCCCGGGCTCGAGGCTGTCGGCTCCGTCGCTGTCCGAACCTTCGCGACACAACAGCACACGACGCACACGACGACAGCCCACACGATGAAGATGATGGACGGCCAACACGTGAACGCCATGGCCGGCAACGAGAGTGGCCGAGAGTCCACCCACTTCGCCGCCTACGAGGAAGTCCCCGAAGGGCACTTCTACGACCCCGATGCCGAGTACGAGCCCGACCCCGAGTATGCGGCCACCCTCGCCCCTGACGCCGCGCGTCAGCGCCGCGAGCGGATCGGCCCCACCGGGCGACCCCTGCCGTACTTCCCGATCCCGGGCCCGCTGACCGATCACGGTCCCGCGAAGATCATCGCGATGTGCAACCAGAAGGGCGGCGTCGGCAAGACGACGTCGACCATCAACCTGGGCGCCGCGCTCGCGGAGTACGGACGGCGTGTGCTGCTCGTCGACTTCGACCCGCAGGGAGCCCTGTCGGTCGGTCTCGGCGTCAACCCGATGGAGCTCGACCTCACCGTCTACAACCTGCTCATGGAGCGGGGCATGTCGGCGGACGAGGTGCTGCTCAAGACCGCCGTGCCCAATATGGATCTGCTGCCGAGCAATATTGATCTCTCGGCCGCGGAAGTGCAGTTGGTGAGCGAGGTCGCGCGCGAGTCCACGCTGCAGCGTGCGCTGAAGCCGCTGCTGTCCGACTACGACTACATCGTGATCGACTGTCAGCCCTCGCTGGGCCTGCTCACGGTGAACGCGCTGACCGCCGCGCACAAGGTGATCGTGCCGCTCGAGTGTGAGTTCTTCGCGCTGCGCGGTGTGGCGTTGCTGACCGAGACGATCGAGAAGGTCCAGGAGCGGCTCAACCCCGACCTGGAGCTCGACGGAATCCTCGCCACGATGTACGACTCCCGTACGGTGCACAGTCGTGAGGTGCTGGCGCGGGTGGTCGAGGCCTTCGACGATCACGTCTACCACACGGTGATCGGCCGGACCGTGCGCTTCCCGGAGACCACGGTCGCCGGTGAGCCCATCACCACGTACGCATCGAACTCCGTCGGCGCCGCCGCGTACCGTCAGCTCGCCAGGGAGGTGCTCGCCCGGTGTCACGCCGAGTGA
- the scpB gene encoding SMC-Scp complex subunit ScpB: protein MVVDEPATEEHLAKVLEQPRRAVADALRELADEYTVQGRGFELRLVAGGWRFYTRAEYADAVERFVLDGQQARLTQAALETLAVVAYRQPVSRSRVSAVRGVNCDGVMRTLLQRGLVQEAGAEPETGAILYTTTNYFLERMGLRGLDELPELAPFLPEAEAIEAETQEGVPSFDPDAPDTDADDKTEF, encoded by the coding sequence ATGGTCGTCGACGAGCCGGCCACCGAGGAGCACCTCGCCAAGGTGCTGGAGCAGCCGCGCAGGGCGGTCGCCGATGCGCTGCGGGAGCTCGCGGACGAGTACACCGTCCAGGGCCGCGGCTTCGAGCTGCGGCTCGTCGCGGGCGGCTGGCGGTTCTACACGCGGGCGGAGTACGCCGACGCCGTCGAGCGCTTCGTTCTCGACGGGCAGCAGGCGCGGCTCACCCAGGCCGCCCTGGAGACCCTCGCGGTCGTCGCGTACCGGCAGCCGGTCAGCCGATCACGCGTCTCCGCCGTACGCGGAGTGAACTGCGACGGCGTCATGCGCACCCTCCTCCAGCGCGGTCTGGTCCAGGAGGCGGGCGCGGAACCTGAAACAGGTGCGATCCTGTACACGACGACGAACTACTTTCTGGAGCGGATGGGCCTGCGAGGCCTGGACGAGCTCCCGGAGCTCGCGCCCTTCCTCCCCGAGGCGGAAGCGATCGAGGCCGAGACACAAGAGGGTGTGCCGTCGTTCGATCCGGACGCACCGGACACCGACGCAGACGACAAGACGGAATTTTGA
- a CDS encoding pseudouridine synthase translates to MRSSGRNSGSGNRDSRGAGGNRDSRGAGGKGRGDKGRDDKQEQRPRRPRPEERRYDVGGSQSSEGGKSGGRGASARGGAKGGPKTPQGGGRAGAPRRGPHGQRESRPRELDAKIEQRNRDRYADKPQVKTPKTFPGAEQEGERLQKILARAGMGSRRTCEELIEQARVEVNGEIVLEQGRRVDPQKDEIKVDGLTVATQSYLFFALNKPAGVVSSMEDPDGRQCLGDYVTNRETRLFHVGRLDTETEGIILLTNHGELAHRLTHPKYGVKKTYLAAIQGPLPRDLGKRLKDGIQLEDGYARADHFRVVENTGKNYLVEVTLHEGRKHIVRRMLAEAGFPVDKLVRVSFGPIALGDQKSGWLRRMTITEVGMLMKEVGL, encoded by the coding sequence ATGCGAAGCAGCGGCAGGAACAGCGGAAGCGGCAACCGGGACTCCCGGGGCGCCGGCGGGAACCGGGACTCCCGGGGCGCCGGCGGCAAGGGGCGCGGCGACAAGGGGCGCGACGACAAGCAGGAGCAGCGCCCCCGCCGCCCCCGGCCCGAGGAGCGCCGCTACGACGTCGGCGGCAGCCAGAGTTCCGAGGGCGGCAAGTCGGGCGGCCGCGGCGCGTCCGCCCGCGGTGGCGCCAAGGGCGGCCCGAAGACCCCGCAGGGCGGCGGCAGGGCCGGTGCCCCGCGTCGCGGCCCGCACGGCCAGCGCGAATCCCGTCCCCGTGAGCTCGACGCCAAGATCGAGCAGCGCAACCGCGACCGGTACGCCGACAAGCCGCAGGTCAAGACGCCCAAGACGTTCCCCGGGGCCGAGCAGGAGGGCGAGCGCCTGCAGAAGATCCTCGCCCGGGCCGGTATGGGTTCGCGCCGTACGTGCGAGGAACTGATCGAGCAGGCCCGTGTCGAGGTCAACGGCGAGATCGTCCTTGAGCAGGGCAGGCGCGTCGACCCGCAGAAGGACGAGATCAAGGTGGACGGCCTGACGGTCGCCACGCAGTCGTACCTCTTCTTCGCGCTCAACAAGCCCGCCGGTGTCGTCTCCTCCATGGAGGACCCGGACGGTCGGCAGTGCCTGGGCGACTACGTCACCAACCGCGAGACCCGGCTCTTCCACGTCGGACGTCTCGACACGGAGACGGAGGGCATCATCCTGCTCACCAACCACGGTGAACTCGCGCACCGCCTGACCCACCCCAAGTACGGCGTGAAGAAGACCTACCTCGCCGCGATCCAGGGACCGCTCCCGCGTGACCTGGGCAAGCGGCTCAAGGACGGCATTCAGCTGGAGGACGGCTACGCCCGCGCCGACCACTTCCGCGTCGTCGAGAACACCGGCAAGAACTACCTCGTGGAGGTCACCCTCCACGAGGGCCGGAAGCACATCGTCCGTCGCATGCTCGCCGAGGCCGGCTTCCCGGTCGACAAGCTCGTGCGGGTCAGCTTCGGCCCGATCGCCCTCGGCGACCAGAAGTCCGGCTGGCTGCGCCGGATGACCATCACCGAGGTCGGCATGCTGATGAAGGAAGTCGGCCTGTAG
- a CDS encoding CTP synthase: protein MPPKSMTTKHIFVTGGVASSLGKGLTASSLGALLKARGLRVTMQKLDPYLNVDPGTMNPFQHGEVFVTNDGAETDLDIGHYERFLDVDLDGSANVTTGQVYSTVIAKERRGEYLGDTVQVIPHITNEIKHRIRRMATDDVDVVITEVGGTVGDIESLPFLETVRQVRHEVGRDNVFVVHISLLPYIGPSGELKTKPTQHSVAALRNIGIQPDAIVLRADREVPTAIKRKISLMCDVDEAAVVAAIDAKSIYDIPKVLHTEGLDAYVVRKLDLPFRDVDWTTWDDLLDRVHNPDHEVTVALVGKYIDLPDAYLSVTEALRAGGFANKARVKVKWVASDNCKTQAGAEKELGDVDGILIPGGFGDRGVSGKVGAIQFARENKIPLLGLCLGLQCIVIEAARNLAEIPDANSTEFDAATAHPVISTMEEQLAYVEGAGDLGGTMRLGLYPAKLAEGSIVREVYDNQPYIEERHRHRYEVNNAYRAELEKKAGILFSGTSPDNKLVEYVEYPRETHPYLVATQAHPELRSRPTRPHPLFAGLVKAAVERKTGK, encoded by the coding sequence GGCACGATGAACCCGTTCCAGCACGGTGAGGTGTTCGTCACCAACGACGGCGCCGAGACCGACCTGGACATCGGCCACTACGAGCGCTTCCTCGACGTGGACCTCGACGGCTCGGCCAACGTCACCACCGGCCAGGTCTACTCCACGGTCATCGCCAAGGAGCGCCGCGGCGAGTACCTGGGCGACACCGTGCAGGTCATCCCGCACATCACCAACGAGATCAAGCACCGCATCCGCCGCATGGCCACCGACGACGTCGATGTCGTCATCACCGAGGTCGGCGGCACGGTCGGTGACATCGAGTCGCTGCCGTTCCTGGAGACCGTCCGCCAGGTCCGCCACGAGGTCGGCCGCGACAACGTCTTCGTCGTGCACATCTCCCTGCTGCCGTACATCGGCCCGTCCGGCGAGCTGAAGACCAAGCCGACCCAGCACTCGGTCGCAGCCCTGCGCAACATCGGTATCCAGCCGGACGCGATCGTGCTCCGCGCGGATCGTGAGGTACCGACCGCGATCAAGCGCAAGATCTCGCTGATGTGCGACGTCGACGAGGCCGCCGTCGTGGCCGCGATCGATGCCAAGTCGATCTACGACATCCCGAAGGTGCTGCACACCGAGGGTCTGGACGCGTATGTCGTGCGCAAGCTGGATCTGCCGTTCCGCGATGTCGACTGGACCACGTGGGACGACCTGCTGGACCGGGTCCACAACCCCGACCACGAGGTCACCGTCGCGCTCGTCGGCAAGTACATCGACCTTCCGGACGCGTACCTCTCGGTGACCGAGGCGCTACGCGCCGGCGGCTTCGCCAACAAGGCCCGCGTCAAGGTCAAGTGGGTCGCCTCCGACAACTGCAAGACCCAGGCCGGCGCCGAGAAGGAGCTCGGAGACGTCGACGGGATCCTCATCCCCGGCGGCTTCGGCGACCGAGGTGTCAGCGGCAAGGTCGGCGCGATCCAGTTCGCCCGTGAGAACAAGATCCCGCTGCTCGGTCTCTGCCTCGGCCTGCAGTGCATCGTGATCGAGGCCGCGCGGAACCTCGCCGAGATCCCCGACGCCAACTCCACCGAGTTCGACGCCGCCACCGCCCATCCCGTCATCTCGACGATGGAGGAGCAGCTGGCGTACGTCGAGGGTGCGGGCGACCTCGGCGGCACCATGCGGCTCGGCCTCTACCCGGCGAAGCTCGCCGAGGGCTCGATCGTGCGCGAGGTCTATGACAACCAGCCGTACATCGAGGAGCGCCACCGCCACCGCTACGAGGTGAACAACGCCTACCGCGCGGAGCTGGAGAAGAAGGCGGGCATCCTCTTCTCGGGCACGTCTCCCGACAACAAGCTGGTCGAGTACGTTGAGTACCCGCGCGAGACGCACCCCTACCTGGTCGCCACCCAGGCGCACCCGGAGCTGCGTTCCCGCCCGACCCGTCCGCACCCGCTCTTCGCCGGTCTGGTGAAGGCCGCGGTGGAGCGCAAGACGGGCAAGTAG
- the pnuC gene encoding nicotinamide riboside transporter PnuC, translated as MSLADILDPLQQPLFTVLDTPVSWTEVLGFGSGALCVWLVARQHIANWPIGIANNLFFILLFTQARLYADAGLQVVFITLAVYGWWTWTHGGGPGPDGLPVRRTTRTEWTWLLAAGVVGTFGLTLLLDRATDSNVPFWDALTTALSLMATYGQCRKRLESWWLWIAADVVYIPLYAYKELYLTALLYVGFMTLCVIGLRSWSRDLAAEQRELAEATA; from the coding sequence GTGAGTCTCGCGGACATCCTCGACCCCCTGCAGCAGCCGCTGTTCACCGTTCTCGACACCCCGGTGAGCTGGACCGAGGTCCTCGGCTTCGGCAGTGGTGCGCTCTGCGTCTGGCTCGTCGCCCGCCAGCACATCGCCAACTGGCCGATCGGCATCGCCAACAACCTCTTCTTCATCCTTCTCTTCACCCAGGCCCGCCTGTACGCCGACGCAGGCCTGCAAGTCGTCTTCATCACCCTCGCCGTGTACGGCTGGTGGACCTGGACCCACGGGGGTGGACCAGGTCCCGACGGACTACCGGTGCGGCGCACCACGCGCACCGAGTGGACCTGGCTGCTCGCGGCGGGGGTGGTGGGGACTTTCGGGCTCACGCTCCTCCTCGACCGCGCCACCGACTCGAACGTCCCGTTCTGGGATGCGCTCACCACCGCCCTGTCGCTGATGGCGACGTACGGGCAGTGCCGAAAGCGCCTCGAGTCCTGGTGGCTGTGGATCGCGGCCGACGTGGTCTACATCCCGCTCTACGCGTACAAGGAGCTCTACCTCACCGCCCTGCTGTATGTCGGCTTCATGACGCTGTGCGTCATCGGACTGCGCAGCTGGTCGCGCGATCTGGCCGCGGAGCAACGGGAGTTGGCGGAGGCGACCGCATGA